A portion of the Citrobacter rodentium NBRC 105723 = DSM 16636 genome contains these proteins:
- the aldA gene encoding aldehyde dehydrogenase codes for MSVPVQHPMYIDGQFVTWHGENWIDVINPATEEVISRIPDGRAEDARKAIEAAERAQTGWEALPAIERAGWLRKIAAGIRERASEISALIVAEGGKIQQLAEVEVSFTADYMDYMAEWARRYEGEILQSDRPGENILLFKRALGVTTGILPWNFPFFLIARKLAPALLTGNTIVIKPSEFTPNNAIAFAKIVDEIGLPRGVFNLVLGRGETVGQELAGNPKVAMVSMTGSVAAGEKIMATAAKNITKVCLELGGKAPAIVMDDADLELAVKAIVDSRVINSGQVCNCAERVYVQKGIYDRFVNRLGEAMKAVEFGNPAERSDIAMGPLINAAALERVEQKVARAVQEGARVALGGKAAEGKGYFYPPTLLLDVRQEMAIMHEETFGPVLPVVAFDTLEEAIAMANDSDYGLTSSIYTQNLNVAMKAIKGLKFGETYINRENFEAMQGFHAGWRKSGIGGADGKHGLNEYLQTQVVYLQS; via the coding sequence ATGTCAGTACCCGTACAACATCCTATGTATATCGACGGACAGTTTGTGACCTGGCACGGAGAGAACTGGATTGACGTTATCAATCCGGCCACCGAAGAGGTGATATCCCGTATTCCCGATGGTCGCGCCGAGGATGCGCGTAAGGCGATTGAGGCCGCAGAGCGCGCGCAGACGGGCTGGGAAGCGCTGCCGGCAATCGAGCGGGCCGGGTGGCTACGCAAAATCGCTGCCGGTATCCGTGAACGCGCCAGCGAAATCAGCGCGTTAATCGTTGCCGAGGGCGGCAAAATTCAGCAGCTGGCCGAGGTCGAAGTTTCATTTACCGCCGATTACATGGACTATATGGCGGAATGGGCGCGCCGCTACGAAGGCGAAATTCTGCAAAGCGACCGTCCCGGTGAAAACATTCTGCTGTTTAAGCGCGCGCTGGGGGTGACTACCGGCATCCTGCCGTGGAACTTCCCGTTCTTCCTGATTGCCCGCAAACTTGCGCCCGCACTGCTGACCGGCAATACCATCGTTATTAAGCCGAGTGAATTCACGCCGAATAACGCCATTGCCTTTGCCAAAATCGTCGATGAGATCGGTTTACCGCGCGGCGTGTTTAACCTGGTGCTCGGGCGCGGCGAGACGGTCGGCCAGGAGCTGGCGGGGAACCCCAAAGTCGCTATGGTCAGCATGACCGGTAGCGTGGCGGCGGGGGAAAAAATTATGGCTACCGCGGCGAAAAACATCACCAAAGTGTGCCTGGAGCTGGGCGGCAAAGCGCCGGCCATTGTCATGGATGATGCGGATCTCGAACTGGCGGTAAAAGCCATCGTGGATTCCCGCGTTATCAACAGCGGACAGGTCTGTAACTGCGCCGAACGCGTATACGTGCAAAAAGGGATTTACGATCGCTTTGTGAACCGTCTTGGCGAAGCGATGAAAGCGGTGGAATTCGGTAATCCGGCGGAGCGCAGCGATATCGCGATGGGGCCGCTGATCAACGCCGCAGCGCTGGAGCGCGTTGAGCAGAAGGTCGCGCGGGCGGTACAGGAGGGGGCCAGAGTGGCGCTCGGTGGTAAAGCGGCAGAGGGGAAAGGCTATTTTTACCCGCCGACGCTGCTGCTGGATGTCCGCCAGGAGATGGCGATTATGCACGAAGAAACCTTTGGCCCGGTGCTGCCGGTGGTGGCCTTTGACACGCTGGAGGAGGCGATTGCGATGGCAAACGACAGTGACTACGGTCTGACGTCATCCATCTACACGCAGAACCTTAACGTGGCCATGAAAGCGATCAAGGGGCTGAAGTTTGGCGAGACCTACATCAACCGCGAAAACTTCGAAGCGATGCAGGGCTTCCACGCGGGCTGGCGTAAGTCGGGCATCGGCGGGGCGGACGGTAAGCATGGCCTGAATGAGTATCTGCAAACGCAGGTGGTTTATCTGCAATCATAA
- a CDS encoding MFS transporter — MTTHESSAVILKKNKKVLVASLTGSAIEWFDYFLYGTAAALVFNKIFFPMVDPVIGLILSYLSFSLTFFIRPIGGVIFAHIGDRIGRKKTLVLTLSLMGGATVMIGLLPTYEMIGIWAPVLLILMRIIQGMGIGGEWGGALLLAYEYAPEKRKGFFGSIPQAGVTIGMLMATFIVSLMTLFSEEDFLSWGWRIPFLLSSVLVLLGLWIRRDIDETPDFQKVKQSGQVAKAPLRDTLTHHWREVLIAAGLKVVETAPFYIFSTFVVSYATTTLTYQKSQALEAVTIGALVATVMIPLMGLLSDKVGRKRMYAVSVCLLGLFIVPWFLLLNTGTTWGIMLATVVMFGLLWAPVTAVLGTLCSEIFSANVRYTGITLGYQIGAALAGGTAPLIATGLLAKYDGDWVPVAGYLIVTVVISLIAIFFASRVKRVPAVNAQPNEL; from the coding sequence ATGACAACCCATGAAAGTAGCGCCGTGATCCTGAAAAAAAATAAAAAGGTCCTCGTCGCCAGCCTGACCGGCAGTGCGATCGAGTGGTTCGATTACTTCCTGTACGGCACCGCCGCCGCCCTGGTTTTCAACAAAATTTTCTTTCCAATGGTCGACCCGGTTATCGGGCTTATCCTCTCGTATCTCTCTTTTTCTCTGACCTTTTTTATTCGCCCTATCGGCGGCGTGATTTTTGCTCACATTGGCGATCGGATTGGCCGGAAAAAAACGCTGGTATTAACCCTCTCGCTGATGGGCGGCGCGACGGTGATGATTGGCCTGCTGCCAACCTACGAGATGATCGGCATCTGGGCTCCGGTTTTGCTGATCCTGATGCGTATTATTCAGGGAATGGGCATTGGCGGCGAATGGGGCGGCGCGCTGCTGCTGGCCTATGAATACGCGCCGGAAAAACGTAAGGGCTTTTTTGGTAGCATTCCGCAGGCCGGAGTGACGATTGGTATGCTGATGGCGACCTTTATCGTGTCGCTGATGACGCTGTTCAGCGAAGAAGATTTTCTGTCATGGGGGTGGCGCATCCCGTTCCTGCTCAGTTCAGTACTGGTGCTACTGGGACTGTGGATCCGCCGCGATATTGACGAAACGCCCGATTTTCAGAAGGTGAAGCAGTCGGGTCAGGTCGCGAAAGCGCCGCTGCGCGATACGTTAACCCATCACTGGCGGGAAGTCCTGATCGCTGCCGGACTCAAAGTGGTCGAAACCGCGCCATTCTATATTTTCTCGACCTTTGTGGTCAGTTATGCCACCACCACCCTGACCTACCAGAAGTCGCAGGCGCTGGAGGCCGTCACCATCGGCGCGCTGGTGGCGACGGTGATGATCCCGCTGATGGGTCTGCTGTCCGATAAAGTGGGCCGCAAACGCATGTATGCCGTCAGTGTCTGCCTGCTCGGGCTATTTATCGTACCGTGGTTTCTGCTGCTCAATACCGGCACCACATGGGGAATTATGCTGGCGACAGTGGTGATGTTCGGTCTGCTGTGGGCCCCCGTCACGGCGGTACTGGGAACGCTCTGTTCGGAGATTTTCAGCGCCAACGTTCGCTACACCGGGATAACCCTGGGCTACCAGATTGGCGCGGCGCTGGCGGGCGGCACCGCTCCGCTGATAGCAACGGGTCTGCTGGCGAAATATGACGGCGACTGGGTGCCGGTCGCCGGGTATCTGATCGTCACCGTCGTTATCTCCCTGATCGCCATCTTCTTTGCGAGCCGCGTAAAGCGCGTCCCTGCCGTTAACGCGCAGCCAAACGAACTGTAA
- the cybB gene encoding cytochrome b561 gives MGNKYSGLQISIHWLVFLLVIVAYCAMEFRGLFPRSYRPAINMIHVSCGIGVLALMLARLVVRLKFPAPPIVPKPKPMMTGLAHLGHLVIYLLFIALPVIGLVMMYNRGNPWIAFGIVMPHAAEANVGLVHTLKSWHITLANLGYFVIALHAAAALLHHYFWKDNTLLRMMPRKR, from the coding sequence ATGGGCAATAAGTATTCGGGCCTGCAGATTAGCATTCACTGGTTGGTGTTTCTGCTGGTGATTGTGGCCTATTGTGCGATGGAGTTCAGGGGACTATTCCCGCGTAGCTATCGTCCGGCGATTAATATGATCCATGTGTCATGCGGGATCGGCGTACTGGCGCTGATGCTGGCGCGGCTGGTTGTTCGTCTGAAGTTTCCGGCGCCGCCGATTGTACCGAAGCCTAAGCCGATGATGACCGGCCTGGCGCATCTCGGGCATCTGGTGATTTATCTGTTATTTATTGCGCTGCCGGTGATTGGCCTGGTGATGATGTACAACCGCGGCAACCCGTGGATAGCGTTTGGCATAGTAATGCCGCATGCCGCTGAAGCAAACGTCGGACTTGTGCATACGCTGAAGTCCTGGCACATCACGCTGGCCAATCTCGGTTATTTTGTCATTGCCTTACACGCGGCGGCAGCCTTGTTGCACCATTATTTCTGGAAAGACAATACGCTGCTGCGCATGATGCCGCGTAAGCGTTAA
- the pcaH gene encoding protocatechuate 3,4-dioxygenase subunit beta — MHKHTPAREVIHRDYNSHPPAFAPGYKTSVLRSPRNALISLQNSLSEITGPVFSSDDLGPLDNDLIMNYAKDGLPIGERIIVHGYVRDGFGRPMKNTLVEVWQANAGGRYRHKKDQYLAPIDPNFGGCGRVLTDENGYYFFRTIKPGPYPWRNQASDWRPSHIHFSLSGDAFAQRLITQMYFEGDPLIKQCPIVKTINNDDAIRTLIAELDTHAAIPLDCLAYRFDLVLRGQRATLFENRTQGAAR, encoded by the coding sequence ATGCATAAGCACACGCCTGCTCGCGAGGTCATCCATCGCGACTATAACAGCCACCCGCCGGCTTTCGCCCCGGGGTACAAAACCAGCGTCCTGCGCTCACCGCGCAATGCCCTGATCTCTTTGCAAAACTCATTATCAGAAATAACCGGACCGGTGTTCAGCAGCGACGATCTCGGGCCGCTGGATAATGACCTGATCATGAATTACGCCAAAGACGGCCTGCCGATCGGTGAGCGCATCATTGTCCACGGCTATGTGCGCGACGGCTTTGGTCGTCCGATGAAAAATACGCTGGTCGAAGTCTGGCAGGCGAACGCGGGTGGCCGCTATCGCCATAAAAAAGATCAATACCTGGCGCCTATCGATCCCAACTTTGGCGGTTGCGGACGTGTGTTGACCGATGAGAACGGCTACTATTTTTTCCGCACCATCAAGCCCGGTCCCTACCCGTGGCGCAATCAGGCCAGCGACTGGCGGCCCTCGCATATCCATTTTTCGCTGTCAGGCGATGCCTTCGCTCAGCGACTGATCACCCAGATGTATTTTGAAGGCGATCCGCTGATTAAGCAGTGCCCTATCGTCAAGACCATCAATAACGACGACGCCATTCGCACGCTGATCGCCGAACTGGATACCCATGCCGCCATACCGCTGGACTGCCTGGCGTATCGCTTCGATCTGGTGCTGCGCGGACAACGCGCTACCTTATTTGAAAACCGCACTCAGGGGGCCGCACGATGA
- the pcaG gene encoding protocatechuate 3,4-dioxygenase subunit alpha, producing the protein MKDYLQETASQTAGPYVHIGLAPDAAGFHIFEKNFSSTLTNSHTEGERIVIEGRVIDGSGTPVRDVLLEIWQANAHGRYNHPADRQEEKKLDADFRGWGRTCSDFDTGVWRFETIKPGCVVGRDGRVMAPHVNLWIVARGINIGLNTRLYFADEQEANQRDPVLNLIEWEVRRQTLFARREQRGDETVYLFDIHLQGEKETVFFDL; encoded by the coding sequence ATGAAAGACTATCTGCAGGAAACCGCTTCACAAACCGCGGGACCGTATGTGCATATCGGCCTTGCGCCGGATGCCGCAGGCTTCCACATTTTTGAGAAAAATTTCAGCTCCACGCTGACCAACAGCCACACCGAAGGTGAACGGATCGTGATTGAAGGTCGGGTCATTGACGGTTCCGGCACCCCGGTTCGCGACGTGCTGCTGGAGATCTGGCAGGCCAATGCCCACGGTCGCTATAACCATCCGGCGGACCGGCAGGAAGAGAAGAAGCTGGATGCGGATTTTCGCGGCTGGGGACGCACCTGTTCAGACTTCGACACGGGCGTGTGGCGTTTCGAAACCATCAAACCGGGATGCGTCGTCGGGCGCGACGGCAGAGTGATGGCGCCGCACGTTAACCTGTGGATTGTCGCCCGGGGAATCAATATCGGCCTTAACACCCGCCTCTATTTTGCCGATGAGCAGGAGGCTAACCAGCGCGACCCGGTGCTGAACCTGATCGAGTGGGAAGTCCGTCGTCAGACGCTGTTTGCCCGGCGCGAACAGCGTGGCGACGAAACGGTCTATCTCTTCGATATTCATCTGCAAGGGGAAAAAGAAACGGTCTTTTTTGACCTCTGA
- a CDS encoding LysR substrate-binding domain-containing protein — protein MEKNSLFSQRIRLRHLHTFVAVAQQGTLGRAAETLNLSQPALSKTLNELEQLTGTRLFERGRLGAQLTLPGEQFLTHAVKVLDALNNAGQALNRKEGLSNDVVRIGALPTAALGILPAVIGQFHQQQKETTLQVATMNNTMLLAGLKSAEIDIGIGRMSDPELMSGLNYELLFLESLKLVVRPGHPLLQENVTLSRVMEWPVVVSPKGTVPRQNAEALLQSQSCKLPAGCIETLSASLSRQLTVDYDYVWFVPSGAVKEDLRQATLVSLPVPTQGAGEPIGILTRVDASLSVGAQTLIAAIRKSMPL, from the coding sequence ATGGAAAAAAATAGTCTGTTCAGTCAGCGCATTCGGTTGCGCCACCTTCATACTTTTGTCGCTGTCGCTCAGCAAGGAACCCTGGGGCGCGCAGCCGAAACCCTTAACCTCAGCCAGCCAGCGCTCTCCAAGACGCTGAATGAGCTGGAGCAGCTAACCGGTACGCGTCTTTTTGAACGCGGACGGCTTGGCGCGCAACTGACTCTCCCCGGCGAACAGTTTCTGACCCATGCGGTAAAGGTGCTGGATGCGCTGAATAACGCCGGTCAGGCGCTGAACCGCAAAGAGGGCCTCAGTAATGATGTGGTAAGAATCGGCGCGCTACCTACCGCCGCGCTCGGTATTCTTCCCGCGGTCATCGGCCAGTTTCATCAGCAGCAAAAAGAGACGACGCTACAGGTTGCCACCATGAATAACACCATGCTGCTGGCGGGGCTGAAGTCTGCGGAGATTGATATTGGCATAGGACGAATGTCTGACCCGGAGCTGATGAGCGGCCTGAACTATGAGCTGTTGTTTCTGGAATCATTAAAGCTGGTCGTTCGCCCCGGACACCCTTTGCTGCAGGAAAACGTCACCCTCAGTCGGGTGATGGAGTGGCCGGTCGTGGTGTCGCCAAAAGGGACCGTGCCCCGACAGAATGCCGAGGCGTTGCTACAGAGCCAGAGCTGCAAATTGCCCGCGGGCTGTATTGAAACACTTTCCGCGTCGCTGTCTCGTCAGCTCACCGTAGATTATGACTACGTCTGGTTTGTGCCGTCCGGCGCGGTAAAAGAGGATTTACGCCAGGCGACGCTGGTGTCGCTGCCCGTCCCCACCCAGGGCGCAGGCGAACCCATCGGCATTCTGACCCGCGTGGATGCGTCACTCTCTGTCGGCGCGCAAACGTTGATTGCCGCCATCCGCAAATCCATGCCGTTATAA
- the gap gene encoding type I glyceraldehyde-3-phosphate dehydrogenase, which yields MSKIGINGFGRIGRLVLRRLLEVKSDVDVVAINDLTSPKILAYLLKHDSNYGPFPWSVDFTEDALIVDGKEIAVYAEKEARNIPWKAKGAEIIIECTGFYTSQEKSQAHIDAGAKKVLISAPAGKMKTIVFNVNDDTLDASDVIVSVASCTTNCLAPMAKALHDSFGIQAGTMTTIHAYTGTQSLIDGPRGKDLRASRAAAENIIPHTTGAAKAIGLVIPELSGKLKGHAQRVPVKTGSVTELVSILNKKVTAEEVNNALKQATRDNESFGYTDEDIVSSDVIGSHFGSVFDATQTEITEVGDLQLVKTVAWYDNEYGFVTQLVRTLEKLVKL from the coding sequence ATGAGTAAAATTGGCATTAACGGTTTTGGTCGTATTGGTCGTCTGGTCCTGCGTCGTTTACTGGAAGTCAAAAGCGACGTCGATGTCGTCGCGATTAACGATCTTACCTCGCCGAAGATCCTCGCTTATTTGCTGAAGCATGATTCCAACTACGGTCCCTTCCCGTGGAGCGTCGACTTTACCGAAGATGCGCTTATTGTCGACGGCAAAGAGATCGCCGTGTACGCGGAAAAAGAGGCCAGAAATATTCCGTGGAAAGCCAAAGGGGCGGAAATCATTATTGAATGCACCGGCTTCTACACCTCGCAAGAGAAATCACAGGCGCATATCGATGCGGGGGCGAAAAAAGTGTTGATCTCCGCTCCGGCGGGCAAAATGAAAACCATCGTGTTTAACGTCAACGATGACACCCTTGACGCCAGCGACGTGATTGTCTCGGTAGCGTCCTGCACCACCAACTGCCTGGCGCCGATGGCGAAAGCGCTGCACGACAGCTTTGGTATTCAGGCAGGCACCATGACGACCATTCACGCCTACACCGGCACACAGTCTCTGATCGACGGCCCGCGCGGCAAGGATCTGCGGGCCTCGCGGGCGGCAGCGGAAAATATCATCCCGCATACCACCGGCGCGGCAAAAGCCATTGGTCTGGTGATCCCGGAACTCAGCGGCAAACTGAAAGGCCACGCCCAGCGCGTACCGGTGAAAACCGGCTCCGTCACTGAACTGGTCTCGATTCTGAATAAAAAAGTCACGGCCGAAGAGGTAAATAACGCGCTGAAGCAGGCCACCCGTGACAATGAATCTTTTGGTTATACCGACGAAGATATTGTCTCATCTGACGTTATCGGCTCTCACTTCGGCTCTGTGTTTGACGCCACGCAAACGGAAATCACTGAGGTCGGCGATCTGCAGCTGGTGAAAACCGTAGCCTGGTATGACAACGAGTACGGATTCGTCACCCAGCTCGTCCGGACGCTGGAAAAATTGGTTAAGCTTTAA
- a CDS encoding S-(hydroxymethyl)glutathione dehydrogenase/class III alcohol dehydrogenase has product MKSRAAVAFGPGQPLKIVEIDVAPPKKGEVLVKITHTGVCHTDAFTLSGDDPEGVFPAVLGHEGGGVVVEVGEGVTSLQPGDHVIPLYTAECGECKFCKSGKTNLCQAVRATQGKGLMPDGTTRFSYNGEPVYHYMGTSTFSEYTVCAEISLAKVNPQAPLDKVCLLGCGVTTGIGAVHNTAKVKEGDTVAVFGLGGIGLAVIQGAVQAKAGRIIAVDTNPEKFKLAGEMGATDFINPQDHDKPIQDVIVELTDGGVDFSFECIGNVNVMRAALECCHKGWGESIIIGVAGAGQEIKTRPFQLVTGRVWRGSAFGGVKGRSQLPGMVEEAMTGKIQLDPFITHRLPLEQINEAFDLMHEGKSIRTVIHFGDN; this is encoded by the coding sequence ATGAAATCACGTGCAGCAGTTGCGTTTGGCCCCGGCCAGCCGCTCAAAATTGTTGAAATTGACGTCGCTCCGCCAAAAAAAGGCGAAGTTCTGGTCAAAATCACCCATACCGGCGTGTGTCATACCGATGCCTTTACGCTCTCTGGCGACGATCCGGAAGGGGTATTTCCGGCGGTGCTGGGACATGAAGGCGGCGGCGTCGTGGTTGAAGTCGGCGAAGGCGTCACCAGCCTGCAGCCTGGCGATCACGTTATCCCGCTGTATACCGCCGAGTGCGGCGAGTGCAAATTCTGTAAATCCGGCAAAACCAACCTCTGCCAGGCGGTACGCGCCACTCAGGGTAAAGGTCTGATGCCGGATGGCACCACCCGTTTTTCCTATAACGGCGAACCCGTTTATCACTACATGGGCACCAGTACCTTCAGCGAATACACCGTTTGCGCCGAAATCTCTCTGGCGAAGGTTAATCCGCAAGCGCCGCTGGATAAAGTTTGCCTGCTGGGCTGCGGCGTGACTACCGGTATCGGCGCAGTGCATAACACGGCGAAGGTAAAAGAAGGTGATACGGTTGCGGTGTTTGGACTTGGCGGCATTGGCCTTGCGGTAATCCAGGGAGCGGTGCAGGCGAAGGCGGGACGTATCATCGCCGTTGATACCAACCCGGAGAAGTTTAAACTGGCGGGCGAAATGGGCGCGACGGATTTCATCAATCCGCAGGATCACGACAAGCCTATTCAGGATGTGATTGTTGAGCTGACCGATGGGGGCGTCGATTTTAGCTTCGAATGTATCGGTAACGTCAACGTCATGCGCGCCGCGCTGGAGTGCTGCCATAAAGGCTGGGGTGAGAGCATCATCATCGGCGTGGCCGGTGCGGGACAGGAAATTAAGACCCGTCCGTTCCAGCTGGTGACGGGCCGCGTCTGGCGTGGTTCAGCTTTCGGCGGCGTAAAAGGGCGTAGCCAGCTGCCGGGGATGGTGGAAGAGGCCATGACCGGTAAGATCCAACTGGACCCGTTTATTACCCATCGTCTGCCGCTTGAACAAATTAACGAAGCGTTTGACCTGATGCATGAGGGGAAATCCATTCGCACCGTTATCCATTTCGGCGATAACTGA
- a CDS encoding YdcF family protein, whose translation MQPFLKLSDASVEAINTVGQWLAQDDFHGETAYPADCVVLAGNAVIPTIDAACRIAHEQRIPLLISGGIGHSTTFLYAAIAQHPRYNTIRTTGRAEASILGDIARQFWQIPADKIWLDEHSTNCGENARFSAKIIAGAAEPINTAIVVQDPTMQRRTVATFRRVTRDDPDAPRWLSHPGFTPRLRQQEEGPALENAGEGVWSLERYLALVAGEIPRLRNDETGYGPCGRDFIVHVDFPPEVDAAWRILQQDAALNAVINHRSL comes from the coding sequence ATGCAACCTTTCCTGAAACTTTCTGACGCCTCCGTTGAGGCGATTAACACCGTGGGGCAGTGGCTGGCGCAGGATGATTTTCACGGCGAGACGGCTTATCCCGCTGACTGTGTCGTGCTGGCGGGCAATGCGGTGATCCCGACAATCGACGCCGCCTGCCGGATAGCCCATGAACAGCGCATCCCGCTGCTTATTAGCGGTGGGATTGGTCATTCGACAACCTTTCTGTATGCCGCCATCGCGCAACACCCGCGCTATAACACCATTCGCACCACCGGGCGGGCTGAAGCTTCTATTCTCGGCGATATCGCTCGCCAGTTCTGGCAGATTCCGGCGGATAAAATCTGGCTGGATGAGCACTCGACTAACTGCGGTGAGAATGCCCGCTTCAGCGCGAAAATCATCGCCGGGGCCGCGGAGCCGATTAACACGGCGATTGTGGTGCAGGACCCGACAATGCAACGGCGTACCGTGGCGACTTTCCGAAGAGTCACTCGTGACGACCCGGATGCCCCGCGCTGGCTGAGCCATCCCGGCTTCACGCCGCGCCTGCGCCAGCAGGAAGAGGGACCTGCGCTGGAGAATGCGGGAGAAGGGGTGTGGAGCCTTGAGCGCTACCTGGCGTTAGTCGCGGGTGAGATCCCGCGTTTGCGTAATGATGAAACGGGGTATGGCCCCTGCGGGCGCGACTTCATTGTGCATGTGGATTTCCCCCCTGAAGTGGACGCCGCGTGGCGGATACTGCAACAGGATGCCGCGCTGAATGCCGTTATTAACCATCGCTCGTTATGA
- a CDS encoding methyl-accepting chemotaxis protein yields MDNTSSMQAPAKLGFLHHIRLVPLFFSILGGILLLFALSAGLAGYFLMQADRDQRDVTDEIQIRMGLSNSSNHLRTARINMIHAGAASRIAEMNDVKANIAAAEKRMKQSEEGFNAYMARAVKTPADEALDAELQQRYKAYLAGLQPMLKYAQNGMFEAIINHESEQARLLDNGYNSVLLKAIQIRMARANQLSEQAHQRTQLGMMFMTGAFGLALLLTLMTFMVIRRIVIRPLQHAALRIEQIAAGDLTMPDEPTGRSEIGRLSRHLQQMQHSLVKTVGSVRQGAEEIYRGTSEISAGNTDLSSRTEEQAAAIEQTAASMEELTATVKQNADNAHHASKLAEDASGKASRGGQMVSGVVQTMGNISASSKKISEITAVINSIAFQTNILALNAAVEAARAGEQGRGFAVVASEVRTLASRSAQAAKEIEGLISESVRLIDQGSGEVVAAGNTMTDIVDAVKRVTDIMLEIAAASDEQSRGIVQVSQAISEMDKVTQQNASLVQEASAAAASLEEQAARLTEAVGAFRLQGGSAAKRTARQPEVKPVAVSGDSWETF; encoded by the coding sequence ATGGACAACACATCATCGATGCAGGCGCCAGCTAAGCTGGGCTTTTTGCATCATATCAGGCTGGTTCCGCTGTTTTTCTCCATTCTCGGTGGCATCCTTTTGCTGTTTGCACTGAGCGCCGGTCTGGCGGGCTATTTTCTTATGCAGGCCGATCGCGATCAGCGCGACGTCACCGATGAAATCCAGATACGTATGGGGTTATCGAATAGTTCTAACCATCTGCGTACTGCCCGAATCAATATGATCCACGCGGGCGCCGCCAGCCGCATTGCGGAAATGAATGATGTAAAAGCAAATATTGCCGCAGCGGAAAAGCGTATGAAGCAATCCGAAGAGGGATTCAATGCCTACATGGCGCGGGCGGTAAAAACGCCCGCTGATGAGGCGCTGGATGCCGAGCTGCAGCAGCGTTACAAAGCGTACCTTGCCGGCCTGCAGCCGATGCTGAAATACGCCCAAAACGGCATGTTTGAGGCCATCATTAATCATGAAAGCGAGCAGGCCAGGCTACTGGATAACGGCTACAACAGCGTGCTGCTGAAGGCCATTCAGATTCGCATGGCGCGCGCTAACCAGCTAAGCGAACAGGCGCATCAGCGTACACAACTGGGGATGATGTTCATGACCGGCGCCTTTGGACTGGCTCTGCTGCTAACGCTGATGACCTTTATGGTGATACGTCGCATCGTTATTCGTCCGCTGCAACACGCTGCCCTGCGCATTGAGCAAATCGCCGCAGGCGACCTCACCATGCCGGATGAGCCGACCGGGCGCAGCGAGATTGGCCGTCTGAGCCGCCATCTGCAACAGATGCAGCATTCGCTGGTGAAAACCGTAGGAAGCGTGCGCCAGGGCGCGGAAGAGATTTACCGCGGCACCAGCGAAATTTCCGCTGGCAACACCGATCTCTCTTCCCGTACCGAAGAGCAGGCCGCGGCAATCGAACAGACGGCGGCCAGCATGGAAGAGTTAACCGCGACGGTGAAACAGAACGCCGATAACGCGCATCACGCCAGCAAACTGGCGGAAGATGCCTCCGGCAAAGCCAGCCGCGGCGGGCAGATGGTTTCCGGCGTGGTGCAGACGATGGGCAATATTTCCGCCAGTTCGAAGAAGATCTCTGAAATCACGGCGGTGATTAACAGCATCGCTTTCCAGACCAATATCCTGGCGCTGAACGCCGCGGTTGAAGCCGCGCGCGCAGGCGAGCAGGGACGCGGCTTCGCCGTGGTCGCCAGCGAAGTTCGCACGCTGGCCAGTCGCAGCGCCCAGGCGGCGAAAGAGATTGAAGGTTTGATCAGCGAATCCGTACGCCTTATCGATCAGGGGTCTGGCGAAGTGGTGGCAGCCGGTAACACCATGACCGATATTGTCGATGCGGTAAAACGGGTGACCGATATTATGCTGGAAATCGCTGCGGCCTCGGATGAGCAGAGTCGCGGCATTGTACAGGTAAGCCAGGCCATATCCGAGATGGATAAAGTGACCCAGCAGAACGCCTCGCTGGTACAGGAAGCGTCAGCCGCCGCCGCATCGCTGGAAGAGCAGGCCGCGAGACTGACCGAGGCCGTCGGCGCGTTTCGTTTGCAGGGCGGCAGCGCCGCGAAGCGTACGGCGCGACAGCCTGAAGTAAAGCCGGTAGCCGTCAGCGGCGATAGCTGGGAAACCTTCTGA